In a genomic window of Arthrobacter woluwensis:
- the ftsZ gene encoding cell division protein FtsZ — protein MAAPQNYLAVIKVVGIGGGGVNAVNRMIDVGLRGVEFIAINTDAQALLMSDADVKLDVGRELTRGLGAGANPDVGRQAAEDHSDEIEEVLRGADMVFVTAGEGGGTGTGGAPVVARIARSLGALTIGVVTRPFTFEGKRRATSAENGIDALRDEVDTLIVIPNDRLLSISDRNVSVLDAFRSADQVLLSGVQGITDLITTPGLINLDFADVKSVMQGAGSALMGIGSARGDDRAVKAAELAIASPLLEASIDGAHGVLLSIQGGSDLGLFEINEAARLVQEVAHPEANIIFGAVIDDALGDEARVTVIAAGFDDVQATSPSLESKPAVPAQEAAPAQPAQRPAAAAPAATPAAGLSAWGQRSASPVKEPDFQAELPTVVEPDLSSGGELDVPDFLK, from the coding sequence GTGGCAGCACCGCAGAATTACTTGGCCGTCATCAAGGTCGTCGGCATCGGCGGCGGTGGCGTGAATGCCGTCAACCGGATGATTGACGTTGGGCTGCGCGGTGTGGAATTCATCGCCATCAACACCGATGCCCAGGCGCTCCTCATGAGTGACGCGGACGTCAAGCTCGACGTCGGGCGCGAACTCACCCGCGGTCTCGGCGCCGGCGCCAACCCCGATGTCGGACGCCAGGCCGCCGAGGACCACTCGGACGAGATCGAAGAGGTGCTCCGCGGTGCGGACATGGTCTTCGTGACCGCCGGCGAGGGCGGCGGCACCGGCACCGGTGGCGCTCCCGTGGTGGCGCGCATCGCCCGTTCGCTCGGCGCCCTGACCATCGGTGTGGTCACCCGTCCGTTCACCTTCGAGGGGAAGCGCCGTGCCACGAGCGCCGAGAACGGCATCGACGCGCTGCGCGACGAGGTCGACACCCTCATCGTCATCCCGAACGACCGCCTGCTCTCCATCAGCGACCGCAACGTGTCCGTCCTGGACGCCTTCCGCTCCGCGGACCAGGTGCTGCTCTCCGGTGTCCAGGGCATCACGGACCTCATCACCACCCCGGGTCTGATCAACCTCGACTTCGCCGACGTGAAGTCGGTCATGCAGGGCGCCGGTTCGGCCCTCATGGGCATCGGCTCGGCGCGCGGTGACGACCGTGCGGTCAAGGCCGCGGAGCTGGCCATCGCCTCGCCGCTGCTCGAAGCGTCGATCGACGGCGCGCACGGCGTGCTCCTGTCCATCCAGGGTGGCAGCGACCTCGGTCTGTTCGAGATCAACGAGGCCGCCCGCCTGGTCCAGGAGGTCGCGCACCCCGAGGCCAACATCATCTTCGGCGCCGTCATCGACGACGCCCTCGGCGACGAGGCCCGCGTCACGGTCATCGCGGCCGGTTTCGACGACGTTCAGGCGACCTCCCCGTCCCTGGAGAGCAAGCCCGCCGTGCCGGCTCAGGAGGCCGCTCCCGCGCAGCCTGCCCAGCGTCCCGCGGCCGCTGCTCCGGCCGCCACCCCGGCGGCCGGCCTCAGCGCCTGGGGCCAGCGCTCCGCAAGCCCCGTGAAGGAGCCGGACTTCCAGGCCGAGCTGCCGACCGTCGTCGAGCCCGACCTCAGCAGCGGCGGCGAGCTGGACGTTCCGGACTTCCTCAAGTAG
- the lspA gene encoding signal peptidase II produces MSTRPHEPRPQEQGPEPADRDAKPAVTGEPGDGRTRAGVRKAVIGLFAAAAVFAYALDQLSKFWVSTTMEEGERIAVLPPVLHWYYIRNSGAAFSIGENFTWVFTIIMACVSIAVLVFIRRVGSLWWGLALGFLLGGALGNLTDRLFRPPSFGMGHVVDFIQLPNFAIFNIADSAVVCAVSIIVILTLRGIGADGRRLSSAKSDDDAEGDRS; encoded by the coding sequence ATGAGCACCAGGCCCCACGAACCCAGGCCCCAGGAGCAGGGACCGGAGCCCGCGGACCGCGATGCGAAGCCGGCGGTGACCGGAGAACCCGGTGATGGCCGGACCCGCGCCGGTGTGCGCAAGGCCGTGATCGGCCTCTTCGCCGCGGCGGCCGTCTTCGCCTACGCCCTGGACCAGCTGAGCAAGTTCTGGGTCAGCACCACCATGGAGGAGGGCGAGCGGATCGCGGTTCTGCCTCCCGTGTTGCACTGGTACTACATCCGGAACTCCGGGGCCGCGTTCTCCATCGGGGAGAACTTCACCTGGGTGTTCACGATCATCATGGCCTGCGTCTCGATCGCGGTGCTGGTGTTCATCCGCCGGGTGGGGTCGCTCTGGTGGGGCCTCGCTCTCGGGTTCCTGCTGGGCGGCGCCCTGGGCAACCTCACGGACCGGCTCTTCCGGCCGCCGTCCTTCGGCATGGGGCACGTGGTGGACTTCATCCAGCTGCCCAACTTCGCGATCTTCAACATCGCGGACTCGGCCGTCGTGTGCGCCGTCTCGATCATCGTGATCCTGACGCTGCGGGGGATCGGTGCGGACGGCCGCAGACTGTCCTCGGCCAAGAGCGACGACGACGCCGAAGGGGACCGCTCATGA
- a CDS encoding cell division protein SepF — MASFMQKTMLYLGLTDADEHLDAEHAKLPSRPAEGSQHHEAEEREGSPFEERPAAKPQATREAPAETEYRAPVTPIKRIAPVRDEPADLRQITTIHPRSYNDAKVIGESFRDGIPVIMNVTDMGEADAKRLVDFSAGLVFGLHGSIERVTSKVFLLSPSFVEVLGEDKKSESQASFFNQS; from the coding sequence ATGGCCAGCTTCATGCAGAAGACCATGCTTTATCTCGGCCTCACGGACGCGGATGAGCATCTCGATGCCGAGCACGCCAAGTTGCCTTCGCGTCCCGCAGAAGGATCCCAGCATCACGAGGCCGAGGAGCGTGAAGGCTCGCCGTTCGAAGAACGGCCCGCCGCAAAGCCGCAGGCAACCCGGGAGGCGCCTGCTGAGACGGAATACCGCGCGCCCGTCACACCCATCAAGCGTATCGCCCCCGTTCGAGACGAGCCAGCAGACTTGCGACAGATCACCACCATCCACCCCCGTTCCTACAACGACGCCAAGGTCATCGGCGAGAGCTTCCGTGATGGAATCCCCGTGATCATGAACGTCACCGACATGGGCGAGGCCGATGCCAAGCGCCTGGTGGACTTCTCCGCCGGCCTGGTCTTCGGTCTGCACGGCAGCATCGAGCGCGTCACCAGCAAGGTGTTCCTGCTCTCGCCGTCGTTCGTGGAGGTGCTGGGCGAGGACAAGAAGTCCGAGTCCCAGGCCAGTTTCTTCAACCAGAGCTGA
- a CDS encoding DivIVA domain-containing protein, translating to MALTPEDVVNKRFQPTKFREGYDQDEVDDFLDEIVVELRRLTQENEELRKELAAKGGDVVVVESVTEETPAAAAEEAPKPEPVKEEAPKAAPAAAEPAPVTSAIPASAESAAGLLAMAQQMHDKHVADGAAQRDKIIAEAQIEASTLVNDAQEKSRQVLGVLEQQRSVLERKVDQLRGFERDYRSRLKTYIEGQLRDLESRGSVAAENSEQGSES from the coding sequence ATGGCTTTGACGCCAGAAGACGTTGTCAACAAGCGCTTTCAGCCGACGAAGTTCCGTGAAGGATACGACCAGGATGAGGTCGATGACTTCCTTGACGAGATCGTCGTGGAGCTCCGCCGTCTGACCCAGGAGAACGAGGAGCTCCGCAAGGAGCTCGCCGCCAAGGGCGGGGACGTTGTCGTGGTGGAGTCCGTGACGGAGGAGACCCCCGCCGCTGCCGCGGAGGAGGCGCCGAAGCCGGAGCCCGTGAAGGAGGAAGCGCCGAAGGCCGCTCCCGCCGCCGCGGAGCCCGCTCCTGTCACGTCCGCCATCCCGGCTTCCGCGGAGTCCGCGGCCGGCCTGCTCGCCATGGCGCAGCAGATGCACGACAAGCACGTCGCCGACGGTGCCGCTCAGCGAGACAAGATCATCGCTGAGGCCCAGATCGAGGCGAGCACCCTGGTCAACGACGCTCAGGAGAAGTCCCGTCAGGTGCTCGGTGTTCTGGAGCAGCAGCGCTCCGTCCTCGAGCGCAAGGTGGACCAGCTGCGTGGCTTCGAGCGCGACTACCGCAGCCGCCTGAAGACCTACATCGAGGGTCAGCTCCGCGACCTCGAATCCCGTGGGTCCGTGGCCGCTGAGAACAGCGAACAGGGCTCCGAGAGCTGA
- a CDS encoding polyphenol oxidase family protein: MFAWQAELIPGVRGAFTSTEAGNLAFHVGDDAEAVRANRTALEERLGAGPVQYMSQVHGKDVAVIDAVSRGAEAPVADGLVSRGLPLAVMVADCVPVLLVGDGDGAPVLAAVHAGRPGLAAGVVPAALEAMRRLGARDIKAWLGPSVCGRCYEVPSALRDEVADLVPATFAETSWGTPALDLPAGVSAQLAAEGVPVLYRGECTMENDTLYSHRRAPGEGRLAGLIWWENA; encoded by the coding sequence ATGTTCGCCTGGCAGGCGGAACTGATCCCGGGCGTGCGGGGCGCCTTCACCAGCACGGAGGCCGGGAATCTGGCGTTCCACGTCGGCGACGACGCGGAAGCCGTGCGTGCGAACCGCACGGCGCTCGAGGAACGGCTCGGCGCCGGCCCGGTGCAGTACATGTCCCAGGTGCACGGCAAGGACGTGGCCGTGATCGACGCCGTGAGCCGAGGTGCCGAGGCGCCCGTGGCCGACGGCCTGGTCTCGCGTGGACTGCCGCTGGCCGTCATGGTCGCCGATTGCGTCCCGGTGCTGCTGGTCGGCGACGGCGACGGCGCACCCGTGCTGGCCGCCGTCCATGCCGGCCGCCCCGGCCTCGCTGCAGGTGTGGTGCCCGCTGCGCTGGAGGCCATGCGCCGGCTCGGCGCCCGTGACATCAAAGCCTGGCTGGGCCCGAGCGTCTGCGGTCGCTGCTATGAGGTTCCGTCCGCTCTCCGGGACGAGGTGGCGGACCTGGTTCCTGCCACCTTCGCCGAGACGAGTTGGGGGACCCCCGCACTGGATCTGCCGGCCGGTGTGAGCGCGCAGCTCGCGGCCGAGGGCGTCCCCGTGCTGTACCGCGGGGAGTGCACGATGGAGAATGACACTCTGTACTCGCATCGGCGGGCCCCCGGTGAGGGACGCCTGGCGGGACTGATCTGGTGGGAGAACGCATGA
- a CDS encoding YggS family pyridoxal phosphate-dependent enzyme, whose amino-acid sequence MNTQSAVDGAPQDERTAELAARLERVRRRIEDASRQAAREKPELIVVTKFHPAEDVRRLYSLGVREVGENRDQEASAKAAELEDLEGLRWHFIGQLQSNKARSVVRYASAVHSVDRESIAAALSRAVLAERENHGRADLDVLLQVNLDPAASEQTRRGGALPASLPALADHVASLEGLRLRGLMAVAPLGADPRPAFEWLHALSGELRAAHPEATILSAGMSHDLEDAIACGATHLRIGTDVLGPRPPMG is encoded by the coding sequence ATGAACACCCAATCGGCTGTCGACGGCGCGCCGCAGGACGAGCGGACCGCTGAACTGGCCGCCCGGCTGGAGCGGGTCCGCCGGCGCATCGAGGACGCCTCCCGCCAGGCGGCGCGCGAGAAGCCCGAGCTGATCGTGGTCACCAAATTCCATCCCGCCGAGGACGTCCGGCGCCTGTATTCTCTGGGCGTGCGGGAGGTCGGCGAGAACCGGGATCAGGAAGCCTCGGCGAAAGCGGCCGAGCTGGAGGACCTCGAAGGGCTCCGCTGGCACTTCATCGGTCAGCTGCAGAGCAACAAGGCCCGGTCGGTGGTGCGGTACGCGTCGGCGGTGCACTCCGTGGACCGTGAGTCCATCGCCGCCGCCCTCTCGCGGGCCGTGCTCGCGGAGCGCGAGAACCACGGCCGCGCCGATCTCGACGTCCTGCTGCAGGTCAACCTCGACCCGGCCGCCTCGGAGCAGACGCGGCGTGGCGGAGCCCTTCCGGCAAGCCTGCCGGCGCTGGCGGACCACGTGGCCTCGCTGGAGGGCCTGCGCCTGCGGGGTCTCATGGCCGTCGCCCCGCTCGGGGCGGACCCTCGTCCGGCCTTCGAGTGGCTCCACGCGCTGTCCGGAGAGCTGCGGGCGGCCCATCCGGAGGCGACGATCCTGTCCGCGGGCATGAGTCACGACCTTGAGGACGCCATCGCCTGTGGCGCGACACACCTGAGGATTGGCACAGATGTCCTCGGTCCGCGTCCCCCGATGGGGTAG
- a CDS encoding YggT family protein translates to MGLLFALIYIAFLLFMVALLVRLVIDWVQVFARHWRPRGAALVVASIVYSITDPPLKFLRRLIPPLRLGNVSLDLAFIVLFIVVSIAMAISSSFA, encoded by the coding sequence ATGGGCCTGTTGTTCGCCCTCATCTACATCGCCTTCCTGCTGTTCATGGTCGCTCTGCTGGTCAGGCTTGTCATCGACTGGGTGCAGGTCTTCGCCCGGCACTGGCGGCCGCGCGGTGCGGCCCTGGTGGTGGCGAGCATCGTGTATTCGATCACAGACCCGCCCCTGAAGTTCCTCCGGAGGCTCATTCCGCCTCTGAGGCTGGGTAATGTGTCCTTGGATCTCGCCTTCATCGTGCTGTTCATCGTGGTGAGCATCGCTATGGCAATATCCAGCAGTTTCGCGTAG
- the dnaE gene encoding DNA polymerase III subunit alpha: MANQDSFVHLHTHTEYSMLDGAAKLGELFAETNRLEMPALAITDHGYLFGAHDFWKKAKDAGVKPIIGVEAYVAPGTHRTDKSRVRWGDESQRSDDVSGGGAYTHMTLLSYNNTGMRNLFRASSIASLDSVFGKWPRLDRELLNTYAEGLIATTGCPSGEVQTRLRLGQYREALEAAAEFRDIFGKENYYCELMDHGLSIETRIREDLLRLAKDLGLPLVATNDLHYTHQHDAKAHEALLAIQSGSTLLEPSYDEGGSRFAFSGTGYYLKSPREMRELFRDLPDACDNTLVIAERCEVGFEHNNYMPKFPCPPGENEDSWLVKEVEKGLHYRYPKGIPDDVRKQAEYELGIITSMGFPGYFLVVADFINWAKDHGIRVGPGRGSGAGSMVAYALRITDLDPLRHGLIFERFLNPDRVSMPDFDVDFDDRRRPEVIEYVTRKYGDERVSMIVTYGTIKTKQALKDSSRVLGYPFSMGETLTKALPPAVMAKDIPLKDIEDPKAKRYSEAGDFRELLKTDPEAAKVFETALGLEGLKRQWGVHAAGVIMSSDPIIDVVPIMRRIQDGQVITQFDYPTCEGLGLIKMDFLGLRNLTIISDAIENIKLNRGIDLDLEKLELDDQASYELLARGDTLGVFQLDGGPMRSLLKLMKPDNFEDISAVLALYRPGPMGANAHTDYALRKNGLQPVIPIHPELEEPLKDILGGTFGLIVYQEQVMAVAQKLAGYSLGQADILRRAMGKKKKEELDKQFAGFQQGMLDNGYSAEAVKTLWDILLPFSDYAFNKAHSAAYGVVSYWTAYLKAHYAPEYMAALLTSVGDDKDKSAVYLNECRHMGITVLPPDVNESALTFTPVGNDIRFGMGAIRNVGANVVNAMVETRKEKGAFTSFSDFLQKVPAVVCNKRTIESLIKAGAFDSMPGNRRSLVMIHEEAIDSVITLKRNEANNQFDLFSALDDASPDAGLTVEIPDLPEWEKKDKLSFERDMLGLYVSDHPLQGMETALNGLADTSVASVMSDDGPPDGAIVTIAGMITSLSRRVAKSSGNAYARAEIEDLGGSIETMFFGQVYGPIATILAEDLIVVVKGRVQRRDDGSVTLNCMELSVPDLSQAEGNGQLVISLPTHKATEDLVGRLGEVLRSHSGRAEVRLKLQGTRSIELMRLGRNFAVDPNPSLYADLKVLLGPACLDA; the protein is encoded by the coding sequence GTGGCAAATCAGGATTCCTTCGTCCATCTGCACACTCACACCGAATACTCCATGCTGGACGGTGCGGCCAAGCTGGGGGAGCTCTTCGCCGAGACCAATCGGCTGGAGATGCCCGCCCTGGCCATCACGGACCACGGCTATCTTTTCGGTGCCCACGACTTCTGGAAGAAGGCCAAGGACGCCGGCGTGAAGCCGATCATCGGCGTCGAGGCGTACGTGGCCCCGGGGACGCACCGCACCGACAAGAGCAGGGTTCGCTGGGGTGATGAGAGCCAGCGCAGCGACGACGTCTCCGGTGGTGGCGCGTACACCCACATGACGCTCCTGAGCTACAACAACACCGGCATGCGGAACCTGTTCCGGGCGTCCTCGATCGCCTCGCTGGACTCCGTGTTCGGCAAGTGGCCGCGCCTGGACCGCGAACTGCTGAACACCTACGCCGAGGGCCTGATCGCCACCACGGGCTGCCCGTCGGGCGAGGTCCAGACCCGTCTGCGGCTGGGCCAGTACCGGGAGGCCCTGGAGGCCGCCGCCGAATTCCGGGACATCTTCGGCAAGGAGAACTACTACTGCGAGCTCATGGACCACGGCCTGTCCATCGAGACCAGGATCCGTGAGGATCTGCTGCGGCTTGCGAAGGACCTGGGCCTTCCGCTCGTGGCCACGAACGACCTCCACTACACGCACCAGCACGACGCCAAGGCACACGAGGCGCTGCTGGCCATCCAGTCCGGCTCCACCCTGCTGGAACCGAGCTATGACGAGGGCGGCTCGCGCTTCGCCTTCTCCGGCACCGGCTACTACCTGAAGTCTCCGCGTGAGATGCGGGAGCTGTTCCGCGACCTGCCCGACGCCTGTGACAACACCCTCGTCATCGCCGAGCGCTGCGAAGTGGGCTTCGAGCACAACAACTACATGCCGAAGTTCCCGTGCCCGCCCGGCGAGAACGAGGATTCCTGGCTCGTGAAGGAAGTGGAGAAGGGTCTCCACTACCGTTACCCCAAGGGCATCCCGGACGACGTCCGCAAGCAGGCCGAGTACGAGCTCGGCATCATCACCAGCATGGGCTTCCCCGGCTACTTCCTCGTGGTGGCCGACTTCATCAACTGGGCCAAGGACCACGGCATCAGGGTGGGGCCGGGCCGTGGCTCCGGCGCCGGTTCCATGGTGGCCTACGCCCTGCGCATCACGGATCTCGATCCGCTGCGCCACGGCCTGATCTTCGAACGCTTCCTCAACCCGGACCGCGTCTCGATGCCCGACTTCGACGTCGACTTCGATGATCGCCGCCGTCCGGAGGTCATCGAGTACGTGACCCGGAAGTACGGCGATGAGCGCGTCTCCATGATCGTCACCTACGGCACCATCAAGACGAAGCAGGCGCTGAAGGACTCCTCGCGCGTGCTCGGGTACCCCTTCAGCATGGGTGAGACCCTGACCAAGGCGCTGCCGCCGGCGGTCATGGCCAAGGACATCCCACTCAAGGACATCGAGGACCCCAAGGCCAAGCGGTACAGCGAGGCCGGGGACTTCCGGGAACTGCTGAAGACGGATCCGGAGGCCGCCAAGGTCTTCGAAACGGCACTCGGCCTCGAAGGCCTGAAGCGCCAATGGGGCGTGCACGCCGCCGGCGTGATCATGTCCTCGGACCCGATCATCGACGTCGTGCCGATCATGCGCCGCATCCAGGACGGCCAGGTCATCACGCAGTTCGACTACCCCACGTGTGAGGGCCTCGGCCTGATCAAGATGGACTTCCTGGGGCTGAGAAATCTGACGATCATCTCGGACGCCATCGAGAACATCAAGCTCAACCGGGGCATCGACCTGGACCTGGAGAAGCTGGAGCTGGATGACCAGGCCTCCTACGAGCTCCTGGCCCGCGGCGACACCCTCGGCGTCTTCCAGCTCGACGGCGGGCCCATGCGGTCCCTGCTCAAGCTCATGAAGCCTGACAACTTCGAAGACATCTCCGCCGTGCTGGCGCTGTACCGGCCGGGCCCCATGGGCGCCAACGCCCACACCGATTACGCGCTCCGCAAGAACGGCCTCCAGCCGGTCATCCCGATCCACCCGGAACTCGAGGAGCCTCTCAAGGACATCCTCGGCGGCACCTTCGGCCTGATCGTGTATCAGGAGCAGGTCATGGCCGTGGCTCAGAAGCTCGCGGGCTACTCGCTCGGACAGGCAGACATCCTCCGCCGCGCCATGGGCAAGAAGAAGAAGGAGGAGCTGGACAAGCAGTTCGCCGGCTTCCAGCAGGGCATGCTGGACAACGGCTACTCGGCCGAGGCCGTCAAGACGCTCTGGGACATCCTGCTGCCCTTCTCCGACTACGCCTTCAACAAGGCGCATTCCGCCGCATACGGCGTGGTCTCCTACTGGACCGCTTATCTCAAGGCCCACTACGCGCCGGAGTACATGGCGGCGCTGCTCACCAGCGTGGGCGATGACAAGGACAAGTCCGCCGTCTACCTCAACGAGTGCCGCCACATGGGCATCACGGTGCTTCCGCCGGACGTCAATGAGTCCGCCCTGACCTTCACCCCGGTGGGCAACGACATCCGCTTCGGCATGGGCGCCATCAGGAACGTCGGTGCCAACGTGGTCAACGCGATGGTGGAGACCCGCAAGGAGAAGGGCGCGTTCACCTCGTTCTCGGACTTCCTGCAGAAGGTCCCGGCCGTGGTCTGCAACAAGCGCACCATCGAATCCCTCATCAAGGCGGGCGCCTTCGACTCGATGCCGGGCAACCGCCGCTCGCTCGTCATGATCCATGAAGAGGCCATCGACTCGGTCATCACGCTCAAGCGCAATGAGGCCAACAACCAGTTCGACCTGTTCAGCGCCCTGGATGACGCTTCGCCTGATGCCGGGCTGACCGTGGAGATCCCGGATCTGCCCGAGTGGGAGAAGAAGGACAAGCTGAGCTTCGAGCGTGACATGCTCGGCCTCTACGTCTCGGATCACCCGTTGCAGGGCATGGAGACGGCGCTGAACGGCCTCGCGGACACGTCGGTGGCCAGTGTGATGAGCGACGACGGTCCGCCCGACGGTGCGATCGTCACCATCGCGGGCATGATCACCTCGCTCAGCCGTCGCGTGGCGAAGTCCAGCGGCAATGCCTATGCCCGGGCGGAGATCGAGGATCTGGGCGGCTCGATCGAGACCATGTTCTTCGGCCAGGTGTACGGCCCCATCGCCACGATCCTCGCGGAGGACCTCATCGTGGTCGTGAAGGGCCGTGTGCAGCGGCGCGACGACGGCTCGGTCACCCTGAACTGCATGGAGCTGAGCGTGCCTGATCTCAGCCAGGCGGAGGGCAACGGCCAGCTGGTCATCAGTCTGCCGACCCACAAGGCCACCGAGGATCTGGTCGGCCGTCTGGGGGAGGTGCTGCGGAGTCACAGCGGCCGCGCCGAGGTGCGGCTCAAGCTGCAGGGCACTCGCAGCATCGAGCTGATGCGGCTGGGCCGGAACTTCGCCGTGGACCCGAACCCCTCTCTGTACGCGGACTTGAAGGTGCTGCTGGGGCCGGCCTGCCTTGACGCCTGA
- the hisD gene encoding histidinol dehydrogenase → MTDTHDAILDRADFFRTVDLRGKHLNRTELKAAVPRVHEESNQQAEDAVLGIIAEVRAGGHQALRDLAQRFDGVTLDSVRVPREALRDALAGLDSGVRAALEESIDRARRFAEAQRPANVETVLAEGAVVRQRWIPVNRVGLYVPGGLAPLASSVIMNVVPALAAGVESVALASPPQKDFGGLPHPTILAAAELLGVEEVYAIGGAQAIVSFAYGVPADGQEEALEAVDLVTGPGNVFVATAKKLVRGVVGIDSEAGPTEIAVLADETAQPALVAADLISQAEHDPRASSVLVTSSVDLADAVREELLRQARTARHSERILTALSGPQSGVVLVDDLEQGIAVADAYAAEHLEIMTADAPAVAARIRNAGAIFVGDYSPVSLGDYCAGSNHVLPTSGTALFSSGLNVTTFLRAVQEIEYSRQGLSEVRTHIEELAEAENLPSHGEAVSIRFR, encoded by the coding sequence GTGACTGACACCCATGACGCAATCCTGGACCGAGCCGACTTCTTCCGCACCGTGGACCTGCGGGGCAAGCATCTGAACCGGACGGAACTCAAGGCCGCGGTGCCCCGGGTGCATGAGGAGTCGAATCAGCAGGCCGAGGACGCCGTGCTGGGCATCATCGCCGAGGTCCGCGCGGGTGGACATCAGGCGCTGCGGGACCTCGCTCAGCGGTTCGACGGCGTCACCCTGGACAGCGTGCGGGTTCCCCGCGAGGCGCTGCGGGATGCCCTCGCCGGGCTCGACTCCGGGGTGCGTGCCGCCCTGGAGGAGTCCATCGACCGCGCCCGCCGCTTCGCCGAGGCCCAGCGCCCGGCGAACGTGGAGACGGTGCTGGCGGAGGGCGCCGTCGTGCGTCAGCGCTGGATCCCGGTCAACCGCGTCGGCCTGTACGTGCCGGGCGGTCTGGCGCCCCTGGCCAGCTCCGTCATCATGAACGTGGTCCCGGCGCTGGCGGCCGGGGTGGAGTCGGTGGCTCTCGCCTCGCCTCCGCAGAAGGACTTCGGCGGTCTGCCGCACCCCACGATCCTCGCCGCCGCGGAACTGCTCGGTGTGGAAGAGGTCTACGCGATCGGCGGCGCCCAGGCGATCGTCTCCTTCGCCTACGGCGTCCCGGCGGACGGACAGGAAGAGGCGCTGGAGGCCGTGGACCTGGTGACCGGGCCCGGCAACGTCTTCGTGGCCACCGCCAAGAAGCTCGTCCGGGGAGTGGTGGGGATCGATTCCGAGGCAGGTCCCACCGAGATCGCGGTTCTGGCCGACGAGACGGCCCAGCCGGCTCTCGTGGCCGCGGACCTGATCAGCCAGGCCGAGCACGATCCGCGAGCCTCGAGTGTCCTGGTCACGTCGTCGGTGGACCTGGCCGACGCGGTCCGGGAGGAACTGCTGCGCCAGGCCCGCACGGCCCGGCACTCCGAGCGCATCCTGACCGCCCTGTCCGGCCCGCAGTCCGGCGTGGTGCTGGTGGACGATCTCGAGCAGGGGATCGCCGTGGCGGACGCCTATGCCGCCGAGCACTTGGAGATCATGACGGCGGACGCTCCGGCGGTTGCGGCGCGGATCCGCAATGCGGGCGCCATCTTCGTGGGCGACTACTCGCCGGTGAGCCTGGGGGACTACTGCGCGGGTTCCAACCACGTCCTGCCGACGTCCGGCACGGCGCTGTTCTCTTCGGGCCTGAATGTCACCACATTCCTGCGCGCGGTGCAGGAGATCGAGTACTCGCGTCAGGGGCTCTCCGAGGTCCGCACGCACATCGAGGAACTCGCCGAGGCGGAGAACCTTCCATCGCACGGCGAAGCGGTGTCGATCCGTTTCCGTTGA
- a CDS encoding RluA family pseudouridine synthase: protein MSDALETGPSTAEEQSVVVPEEYAGKRVDAALAALLDLSRSAAAQAVAEGRVSVDGAAPAKSLKLSAGQTVVVRPSEKRDPLEVVVEKVDGLDILLDDEDFVVVDKPVGVAAHPSPGWVGPTVVGGLAGAGYRISTSGAPERAGIVHRLDVGTSGVMVVAKTEHAYTLLKRAFKERTVDKVYHTVVQGLPDPLKGTIDAPIGRHPGHDWRFAVIEDGRPSVTHYEVLEAFGRASLLEVHLETGRTHQIRVHFSALRHPCAGDLTYGADPRLAADLGLTRQWLHAKELSFDHPRTGERVTVSSEYPQDLAYALERLRDGL from the coding sequence ATGAGTGACGCGCTGGAAACCGGACCGTCGACGGCGGAGGAGCAGTCCGTCGTCGTGCCGGAGGAGTATGCGGGCAAGAGGGTCGACGCCGCGCTGGCGGCGCTGCTGGACCTTTCCCGTTCCGCGGCCGCCCAGGCCGTGGCCGAAGGGCGCGTGAGCGTGGACGGCGCCGCCCCGGCGAAATCCCTGAAGCTGTCCGCCGGACAGACCGTGGTCGTGCGGCCCTCTGAGAAGCGTGACCCGCTGGAAGTGGTGGTGGAGAAAGTGGATGGACTGGACATCCTGCTGGATGACGAGGACTTCGTGGTGGTGGACAAGCCCGTGGGCGTGGCCGCGCACCCGTCGCCGGGCTGGGTGGGGCCGACCGTCGTCGGCGGCCTGGCGGGCGCCGGCTACCGGATCTCGACGTCGGGTGCTCCGGAGCGCGCCGGGATCGTGCACCGTCTCGACGTCGGGACGAGCGGGGTCATGGTGGTCGCCAAGACCGAACATGCCTACACCCTCCTCAAGCGGGCCTTCAAGGAGCGGACGGTGGACAAGGTCTACCACACGGTCGTCCAGGGCCTGCCCGACCCCTTGAAGGGCACGATCGACGCCCCCATCGGCCGCCACCCCGGCCACGACTGGCGTTTCGCCGTGATCGAGGACGGTCGTCCCTCGGTCACGCACTATGAGGTGCTGGAAGCGTTCGGTCGCGCCAGCCTGCTGGAAGTGCACCTGGAGACGGGCCGCACCCACCAGATCCGCGTGCATTTCTCGGCGCTCCGGCACCCCTGTGCCGGGGACCTGACCTATGGTGCGGACCCCCGTCTCGCGGCCGACCTCGGGCTCACGCGCCAGTGGCTGCACGCCAAGGAACTGAGCTTCGATCACCCGCGCACCGGGGAACGGGTCACGGTGTCCAGCGAGTACCCGCAGGACCTGGCCTACGCGCTGGAGCGGCTCCGCGACGGACTCTGA